The Clostridium chauvoei genome has a window encoding:
- the cphA gene encoding cyanophycin synthetase, whose protein sequence is MRMIKTKVYDGRNIYSHKKCIRIDVDLEGYCEIPSKDIEDFNFNLLNMIPELNNHRCGIDEDHGFVKRLEEGTYLAHICEHIIIAIQNNLGIEVSYGKSREIKDDLYYIIFQYGYKKLGLEVAGLAIDIINALINKEPINLEERTEILKAILKEEEIGPSTKSICDAAVARGLPVTKLGESGFYQIGYGKQGRIIEASIAANTSCVAVDISCDKLLTKELLEIQNIPVARGEKIYNIVSLIKSAEEIGYPLVIKPQYGNKGKGVILNIKNKYELINAYNKLSSEFKNLMLEEYHKGNDYRVCVINYEVVAASRRIPPFIIGDGIKTIENLIDDLNSSPLRGEDHEKPLTKVKIDRGLEEYLNEQGVGLYTILPKGLKIKLRENANLSTGGDSVDCTDIICKENKELCIRAAKAIGLDICGIDICTEDIAIPIKDNGIVMEVNAAPGLRMHSYPSKGEKRCVGDAIVNMLYNNKPKNIPIISVTGTNGKTTTTRVISHVISKMGYKIGMTSTDGVYINDTCIHKGDDTGAQSAKTILLNKEVEVAVLETARGGIIKKGLAYDIADVAVITNITEDHLGIDGINTMEDLCFTKSLVAEAVKEDGYVVLNAEDKWTKEIIKRVKAQKVFFSKRKDNKLIQESIKNGGIAIYIENNYLTVTNNNRVYKICDINEIPITLNGKLSFNIENTLAVCGALVALEVDYCMIKNGLNSYGLNSKNNSGRFNYYDVNGINVILDYGHNIEGYRSVLSSVKEITKGKVYGVIGIPGDRSNVMAEEIGKISSGLLDKIIIKEDLDRRGRKSGETADFIFKGVKNNNKNISTKIILNEVEAFKTALKESIKGDTVIIFFEELEPLLEVIKEYKGNKKESENLRISSL, encoded by the coding sequence ATGAGAATGATAAAAACTAAAGTTTATGATGGGAGAAATATATACTCTCATAAGAAGTGCATTCGAATTGATGTAGATCTAGAAGGTTATTGTGAAATACCAAGTAAGGATATTGAAGACTTTAATTTCAATTTATTAAATATGATCCCAGAGTTAAATAATCATAGATGTGGAATTGATGAAGATCATGGTTTTGTAAAAAGACTAGAAGAGGGAACTTATTTAGCTCATATATGTGAACATATAATAATTGCAATACAAAACAATTTAGGAATTGAAGTATCTTATGGTAAATCAAGAGAAATAAAAGATGATTTATATTATATAATTTTTCAATATGGATACAAAAAACTTGGACTAGAAGTTGCTGGATTAGCTATAGATATAATAAATGCTTTAATAAATAAAGAGCCAATAAATCTAGAAGAAAGAACAGAAATATTAAAAGCAATATTAAAAGAAGAGGAAATTGGACCAAGTACAAAATCTATTTGTGATGCAGCAGTAGCTAGGGGGCTTCCCGTAACTAAATTAGGAGAAAGCGGCTTTTATCAAATAGGTTATGGTAAGCAAGGTAGAATTATAGAAGCATCTATTGCAGCTAATACAAGTTGTGTAGCTGTAGATATTTCTTGTGATAAATTATTAACTAAAGAACTATTAGAAATACAAAATATCCCTGTAGCAAGAGGCGAAAAAATATACAATATTGTAAGTTTAATTAAAAGTGCTGAAGAAATTGGGTATCCTCTTGTTATTAAACCTCAATATGGAAACAAAGGAAAAGGGGTAATTTTAAATATAAAAAATAAATATGAACTTATAAATGCATATAATAAATTATCTAGTGAATTTAAAAATTTAATGCTAGAAGAATACCATAAAGGAAATGATTATAGAGTATGCGTTATAAATTATGAAGTAGTTGCAGCTTCAAGAAGAATTCCTCCATTTATAATAGGAGATGGAATTAAAACTATAGAAAATTTAATAGATGATTTAAATAGTAGCCCATTAAGAGGAGAAGATCATGAAAAACCGTTAACTAAAGTGAAGATAGATAGGGGATTAGAAGAATATCTAAATGAACAAGGGGTAGGATTATATACAATTTTACCGAAGGGATTAAAAATAAAATTAAGAGAAAATGCTAATTTATCTACAGGAGGTGATTCTGTAGATTGTACAGATATTATTTGTAAAGAGAACAAAGAATTATGTATAAGAGCAGCTAAAGCAATAGGTTTAGATATTTGTGGAATAGATATATGTACAGAAGATATAGCGATTCCTATAAAAGATAATGGAATAGTAATGGAAGTAAATGCAGCACCAGGTTTAAGAATGCACTCTTATCCAAGTAAAGGAGAAAAGAGATGTGTAGGTGATGCTATAGTTAATATGCTATATAATAATAAACCTAAAAATATCCCAATAATATCAGTTACAGGCACTAATGGAAAGACAACTACAACTAGAGTAATTAGTCATGTTATTTCTAAAATGGGATATAAGATAGGTATGACTAGTACAGATGGAGTATATATTAATGATACGTGTATCCATAAAGGTGATGATACAGGAGCACAAAGTGCTAAAACTATATTGTTGAATAAAGAAGTAGAGGTAGCAGTTTTAGAAACTGCTAGAGGTGGTATTATAAAAAAAGGATTAGCTTATGATATAGCAGATGTAGCTGTAATAACTAATATCACTGAAGATCATTTGGGTATAGACGGGATAAATACAATGGAGGATTTATGCTTTACTAAATCTTTAGTTGCTGAAGCAGTTAAGGAAGATGGATATGTTGTATTAAATGCTGAGGATAAATGGACTAAAGAAATTATTAAAAGAGTTAAAGCACAAAAAGTATTCTTTAGCAAAAGAAAAGATAATAAATTAATACAAGAAAGTATAAAAAATGGTGGCATTGCAATATATATAGAAAATAACTATCTTACAGTAACTAATAACAATAGAGTATATAAAATATGTGATATAAATGAAATTCCTATAACATTAAATGGAAAGTTATCTTTTAATATAGAAAATACATTAGCTGTATGTGGAGCTTTAGTAGCTTTAGAAGTAGATTATTGTATGATTAAAAATGGATTAAATAGTTATGGTCTTAATTCAAAGAATAATTCTGGTAGATTTAATTATTATGATGTAAACGGAATTAATGTTATTTTAGATTATGGCCATAATATAGAAGGATATAGATCTGTTTTATCATCAGTAAAAGAAATAACTAAAGGAAAAGTATATGGAGTTATCGGAATTCCTGGAGATAGAAGTAATGTTATGGCAGAAGAAATAGGTAAAATATCATCAGGACTTTTAGATAAAATAATAATAAAAGAAGACTTAGATAGAAGAGGAAGAAAATCTGGAGAAACAGCTGATTTTATCTTCAAGGGAGTTAAAAATAATAATAAAAATATATCTACAAAGATAATATTAAATGAAGTAGAGGCCTTTAAAACTGCATTAAAAGAAAGTATTAAAGGAGATACTGTTATAATATTTTTTGAAGAACTAGAGCCTTTATTAGAGGTTATTAAAGAATATAAAGGGAATAAAAAAGAGAGTGAAAACTTAAGAATAAGTTCATTATAA
- the rho gene encoding transcription termination factor Rho, whose translation MTKEVYEKKTLAELKEIAKEKGIKNISKLKKLELIDAIIDNSPKAIEKNGVILQERIMPKQGNILENKTDIREENREEKKERLKVMINESNTAKGVLEILENNNFGFLRCNNYQTGENDIYVSPSQIRRFNLRTGDEVEGKVREAKEGEKFKALLYVDRVNGENPERAVGRKSFETLTPIYPKERLHLETNNERDLSSRLMDIVCPIGKGQRGIIVAPPKAGKTTLLKKIAQNISKNYPEITLIVLLIDERPEEVTDMKRSINGDVIYSTFDEEPQNHTKVSRMVLERAKRMVEQGKDVVILLDSLTRLSRAYNLTITPTGRTLSGGLDPGALLMPKKFFGAARNIEEGGSLTILATALVDTGSRMDDMIFEEFKGTGNMEVHLDRKLQERRIFPAIDIYKSGTRKEDLILNEEEKEVAYSIRKVMYKEGNVENVTEKLINMLSKTKNNNEFISIFNKSEIERK comes from the coding sequence TTGACCAAAGAGGTATATGAAAAGAAAACATTAGCTGAGTTAAAAGAAATAGCTAAAGAAAAAGGAATAAAAAACATAAGTAAATTAAAAAAGTTAGAACTTATAGATGCTATTATAGATAATTCACCTAAAGCTATAGAAAAGAATGGAGTAATTTTACAAGAAAGAATAATGCCAAAACAAGGGAACATATTAGAAAATAAAACTGATATTAGGGAAGAGAATAGAGAAGAAAAGAAAGAAAGACTTAAGGTTATGATAAATGAATCTAATACAGCAAAAGGTGTTTTAGAGATTTTAGAAAATAATAATTTTGGCTTTTTAAGATGTAATAACTATCAAACAGGTGAAAATGATATTTATGTATCACCATCTCAAATTAGAAGATTTAATCTTAGAACTGGAGATGAAGTAGAAGGTAAGGTTAGGGAAGCTAAAGAAGGAGAAAAGTTTAAAGCATTACTTTATGTAGATAGAGTAAATGGAGAAAATCCAGAAAGAGCTGTAGGAAGAAAATCCTTTGAAACATTAACTCCAATATATCCTAAAGAAAGATTACATTTAGAAACAAATAATGAAAGAGATTTATCATCTAGATTAATGGATATTGTTTGTCCTATAGGAAAAGGTCAAAGAGGTATAATAGTAGCTCCACCTAAAGCTGGTAAAACCACATTGTTAAAGAAAATAGCTCAAAATATATCTAAAAATTATCCGGAAATAACTTTAATAGTATTACTTATAGATGAAAGACCAGAAGAAGTAACAGATATGAAGAGATCTATAAATGGTGATGTTATTTATTCTACTTTCGATGAAGAACCTCAAAATCATACTAAAGTTTCTAGAATGGTTTTAGAAAGAGCAAAAAGAATGGTTGAACAAGGTAAAGATGTAGTTATATTATTAGATAGTTTAACAAGATTATCTAGAGCTTATAATCTAACTATAACACCAACAGGTAGAACATTATCAGGTGGTCTTGATCCAGGAGCATTACTTATGCCAAAGAAATTCTTTGGAGCAGCTAGAAATATTGAAGAGGGTGGTAGCTTAACTATATTAGCTACAGCATTAGTAGATACTGGCTCAAGAATGGATGATATGATTTTTGAAGAATTTAAAGGTACAGGAAATATGGAAGTACATTTAGATAGAAAACTTCAAGAAAGAAGAATATTCCCAGCTATTGATATTTATAAATCTGGCACTAGAAAAGAAGATTTAATATTAAATGAAGAAGAAAAAGAAGTAGCTTATTCAATAAGAAAAGTAATGTATAAAGAAGGTAATGTTGAAAATGTAACGGAAAAACTTATAAATATGTTATCTAAAACTAAAAATAATAATGAGTTTATAAGTATATTTAATAAAAGTGAAATAGAACGTAAATAA
- a CDS encoding DUF3794 and LysM peptidoglycan-binding domain-containing protein, whose product MSQIDIIKESVQYEQLIKESSSNHVLKGEYLIRDSHPDMKEVLGVEGKASITNKEVLGDKVMVEGQLNYTVFYLPKDEVTSDAPSNKIHSVEFTEKFANYLDLDNDEHRVLCEVECEIEHIEASWMNERKVGIDGLLALKWELYRSGEFEYVKDIEGKEDIQILKKEETINSVKGQKDLELIGKSMMKVTMDKPEIEEVLKCSMNLHKKEIKVGEDRIYVGCYCKIDVLYKGKENKELVTLQDDVYLSKEEELVGIGSDMISTLGLEVKNSECTIAADDLGESRVVNIEFQIKGKVKVYSKEKIELLKDAYSPSMNVELSKVNNELGIIQGTNSTEVMVKDNIYVKDEKVKIEQIICTSGNASILEKIVEDDRVRVEGVIKAIVLYKSTDEEVCYGIASGEMPFSTSIEFKGAKEGMDVIAKASLENIDASIEANTIAIRATVAVSAKVCYKINKEWVTDIIEGPEEKKEKKASVTIYVVGKEDTLWNLAKKYCTTIDELMKLNDLESQEDLKVGDRIIIPGRAIF is encoded by the coding sequence ATGTCACAAATAGATATAATAAAAGAGAGTGTTCAATATGAACAATTGATAAAAGAAAGTTCATCTAATCATGTGTTAAAAGGAGAATATTTAATTAGAGATTCACACCCAGATATGAAAGAAGTACTAGGGGTAGAGGGAAAAGCGAGTATTACTAACAAGGAAGTCCTTGGAGATAAAGTTATGGTAGAAGGTCAATTAAATTACACTGTATTTTATTTACCAAAAGATGAAGTAACATCTGATGCTCCATCAAATAAGATACATTCAGTAGAATTTACTGAGAAGTTTGCTAATTATCTTGATCTTGATAATGATGAACATAGAGTATTATGCGAAGTTGAATGTGAAATAGAACATATTGAAGCAAGCTGGATGAATGAAAGAAAAGTTGGAATTGATGGCTTACTTGCATTAAAGTGGGAACTTTATAGAAGTGGTGAGTTTGAATATGTAAAAGATATAGAAGGAAAAGAAGATATACAAATACTTAAAAAAGAAGAAACTATTAATTCAGTAAAAGGACAAAAAGATTTAGAGTTAATTGGAAAATCTATGATGAAGGTTACAATGGACAAACCTGAAATAGAAGAAGTATTAAAATGTTCAATGAATCTTCATAAAAAGGAAATTAAAGTTGGAGAAGATAGAATTTATGTAGGATGCTATTGTAAGATAGATGTTTTATATAAAGGGAAAGAAAATAAAGAACTTGTAACATTACAAGATGATGTTTATCTATCTAAAGAAGAAGAGTTAGTAGGTATAGGCAGTGATATGATAAGCACATTAGGACTAGAAGTTAAAAATAGTGAATGTACTATAGCAGCTGATGACTTAGGAGAAAGTAGAGTAGTTAATATTGAATTCCAAATTAAAGGTAAAGTTAAAGTATACTCTAAAGAGAAGATTGAATTATTAAAAGATGCATATTCTCCATCAATGAATGTGGAATTAAGTAAGGTTAATAATGAATTAGGCATAATTCAAGGAACAAATTCCACTGAGGTAATGGTAAAAGATAATATTTATGTGAAAGACGAAAAGGTTAAAATAGAACAAATAATTTGTACATCAGGAAATGCAAGCATACTAGAAAAGATAGTAGAAGACGATAGAGTTAGAGTAGAAGGCGTGATAAAAGCTATTGTACTATATAAATCTACTGATGAAGAAGTGTGTTATGGAATTGCAAGTGGAGAAATGCCATTTTCAACTTCAATAGAATTTAAGGGTGCAAAAGAAGGTATGGATGTAATAGCTAAAGCTTCACTAGAAAATATAGATGCAAGTATTGAAGCTAATACTATAGCTATAAGAGCTACAGTAGCTGTATCAGCAAAAGTATGTTATAAAATAAATAAAGAATGGGTTACAGACATAATAGAGGGACCAGAAGAAAAGAAAGAGAAAAAAGCTTCAGTTACTATTTATGTAGTAGGTAAAGAAGATACTTTATGGAATCTTGCTAAAAAATATTGTACAACAATAGATGAATTGATGAAATTAAATGATTTAGAAAGTCAAGAAGATTTAAAAGTTGGAGATAGAATTATAATTCCTGGAAGAGCAATATTTTAG
- a CDS encoding Veg family protein, which produces MEKLKTIATIKRDIEDHVGQKVTLKANGGRKKILVNNGVIESTYPSIFVVRLETDTQRTVTYSYSDVLTKTVQLYFAV; this is translated from the coding sequence ATGGAAAAATTAAAAACAATAGCCACCATAAAAAGAGATATTGAAGATCATGTAGGCCAAAAGGTAACTTTAAAGGCTAACGGTGGTAGAAAAAAAATCCTAGTAAACAATGGAGTAATAGAAAGTACTTATCCAAGTATTTTTGTGGTTAGACTAGAAACTGACACCCAAAGGACCGTGACATATAGTTATTCAGATGTATTAACAAAGACCGTACAATTATATTTTGCTGTATAG
- a CDS encoding DUF1934 domain-containing protein: MEKNAVISVKSFTDLDKKDIIEVVTPGKFLIDEDGFKAIYEETEISGMDGTTTTLKILGDSFVLERQGNVSTKMDFKKGETSVSLYNTPYGMMDLQIHTDYLEIDMDENGGDLIAKYSMAISGQEPIMTKISVNVKIQ, encoded by the coding sequence ATGGAGAAAAATGCTGTTATTTCAGTAAAAAGTTTTACTGACTTAGATAAAAAGGATATTATAGAAGTTGTTACGCCGGGAAAGTTTTTAATTGATGAAGATGGATTTAAAGCAATTTATGAAGAAACAGAAATTTCAGGAATGGATGGAACTACAACAACATTAAAGATATTAGGAGATTCTTTTGTTTTAGAAAGACAAGGAAATGTAAGTACAAAGATGGATTTTAAGAAGGGTGAAACTTCTGTATCTTTATATAATACACCTTATGGAATGATGGATTTACAAATTCATACTGATTATCTAGAAATAGATATGGACGAAAATGGTGGAGATTTAATTGCTAAATATTCCATGGCTATATCAGGCCAAGAGCCGATAATGACTAAAATCTCAGTTAACGTAAAAATTCAATAA
- the ispE gene encoding 4-(cytidine 5'-diphospho)-2-C-methyl-D-erythritol kinase: MKIKAYAKVNISLDVVGKREDGYHLLRMIMQNIDLYDEVTIEKQKEGISLKCNKHYIPIDERNLAYKAAQLFKDTYKIKSGVCINIKKNIPVAAGLAGGSTDAAAVFKVMNDLFNINAPEEELMELGLKLGADIPYCIKGGTALCEGVGEIVTSLKPFKNKILVLVKPPFGVSTKCVYQEFNLAKAINHPKTEELITAMNRDDLGFVSNNMKNLLENVTLRKHKIIIGIKEEMKAQGAIGSMMSGSGPSVFGFFEDMLKAQRCFEKMKEKYEDVYITRTI; this comes from the coding sequence ATGAAGATTAAAGCATATGCTAAGGTCAATATATCACTAGATGTAGTTGGAAAGAGAGAAGATGGGTATCATCTATTAAGGATGATAATGCAAAATATAGATTTATATGATGAAGTTACTATAGAAAAACAAAAGGAAGGGATTTCTCTAAAGTGTAATAAACATTATATACCGATTGATGAAAGAAATTTGGCATATAAAGCAGCACAGTTATTTAAAGATACATACAAAATAAAATCAGGGGTTTGTATAAATATAAAGAAAAATATTCCCGTAGCAGCAGGATTAGCAGGTGGAAGTACTGATGCAGCAGCAGTATTTAAAGTTATGAATGATTTATTTAATATTAATGCTCCAGAAGAGGAATTAATGGAATTGGGTTTAAAATTAGGAGCAGATATACCGTACTGTATTAAAGGCGGAACTGCACTTTGTGAGGGAGTAGGAGAAATTGTTACTAGTTTAAAACCTTTTAAAAATAAAATATTAGTTTTAGTAAAGCCACCATTTGGAGTATCAACTAAATGTGTTTATCAAGAATTTAATTTGGCAAAAGCAATAAATCATCCTAAAACAGAAGAACTTATTACTGCAATGAATAGAGATGATTTAGGTTTTGTTAGCAACAATATGAAAAACTTACTTGAAAATGTAACTTTAAGAAAACATAAAATAATTATAGGAATAAAGGAAGAAATGAAAGCACAAGGGGCTATAGGGTCTATGATGAGTGGTAGTGGACCAAGTGTATTTGGATTTTTCGAAGATATGCTAAAAGCACAAAGATGTTTTGAAAAGATGAAAGAAAAATATGAAGATGTATATATAACAAGAACAATTTAA
- a CDS encoding MGDG synthase family glycosyltransferase has product MKKILIFSTSTGEGHNQAAKSISKTFEANGYEVIINDFLVSNSKLLTKAFVGGYEISASIFQKTYGFLYKLTDSFLSNKALTVICFLLRKKMFKYINTVNPDVILLTHPFAVNIMGTLKRKGLQTPVISIVTDFKAHSTYIDKNIDAYITASNFTKEDLSKRGISKEKIFPFGIPVKDEFLQHNSIIHATKDNEYFNILLMSGSMGLKNISYVLKELLNNSHKLRITVVCGNNHKLKEDLLKEYKHIIKDKKLHILGFSRDIDSLMDYSDLIISKPGGLTVTESINKKLPILIPFAIPGQETQNIEFLTSEGYALYIDNLLELNLAVDSLIDNPKKLQDMRDRLNLLASSYSKSNIVKLADSLINKKKG; this is encoded by the coding sequence ATGAAGAAAATTTTAATATTTAGTACTTCAACCGGAGAAGGTCATAATCAAGCTGCAAAGTCAATCTCTAAAACTTTTGAAGCTAATGGTTATGAAGTTATAATAAATGATTTCTTAGTAAGTAACAGCAAATTATTAACCAAAGCCTTTGTTGGTGGTTATGAAATATCCGCCTCTATTTTCCAAAAAACTTACGGCTTTCTTTATAAGCTTACTGATAGTTTCCTTAGTAATAAGGCTCTTACAGTAATTTGTTTTTTACTTAGAAAAAAAATGTTTAAATATATCAATACTGTAAATCCCGATGTTATTTTACTTACTCATCCATTTGCAGTTAATATTATGGGAACTCTAAAAAGAAAAGGCTTACAAACCCCTGTTATATCTATAGTAACAGATTTTAAAGCCCATTCTACTTATATAGATAAAAATATAGATGCTTATATAACTGCTAGTAATTTTACTAAAGAAGATTTATCTAAAAGAGGAATATCTAAAGAGAAAATTTTCCCTTTTGGTATCCCAGTTAAAGATGAATTTCTTCAACACAATTCAATTATACATGCCACTAAAGATAATGAATATTTTAATATATTATTAATGAGCGGTAGTATGGGACTTAAAAATATATCTTATGTACTAAAAGAACTATTAAATAATTCTCATAAGCTTAGAATTACAGTTGTATGTGGAAATAATCATAAACTTAAAGAAGATTTGCTTAAAGAATATAAACATATTATTAAAGATAAAAAACTTCATATATTAGGATTTTCTAGAGATATTGATTCATTAATGGACTATTCAGATTTAATAATAAGTAAACCTGGCGGATTAACAGTTACAGAATCAATAAATAAAAAGTTACCTATTTTAATACCTTTTGCAATCCCTGGACAAGAAACTCAAAACATTGAATTCCTTACATCCGAAGGATATGCATTGTATATTGATAATTTACTAGAACTTAATCTAGCTGTAGATTCTTTAATAGATAACCCAAAAAAATTACAAGATATGCGTGATAGACTTAACTTATTAGCTAGTAGTTACTCTAAAAGTAATATTGTTAAACTCGCTGATAGTTTAATAAATAAAAAGAAGGGATAA
- a CDS encoding DUF814 domain-containing protein codes for MTKALAMISGGLDSILAAKLIKDQGIEVIGICFKSYFFSEESAKRMTKQIDIPLEVIDFSEEHMNMVKNPKHGWGKNMNPCIDCHAMMMRHSGELLEKFKADFIITGEVLNQRPMSQNRQALNIVKKESGFANKILRPLCAKNLDETEMERDGLVDREKLLNITGRSRKAQMELAEKWGITEYPSPAGGCKLTEPGYAIRLKDALDHSDIVSENEIELLRYGRHFRISENVKVIAARTGDEVKEIKKYIDDSFLAMNASKYTGALVVVQGKPSKDEIDFAARIAARYSKGREEQEVEVIYGVYGTKFEDSIKVSPITDEELQKYLIVIK; via the coding sequence ATGACAAAAGCATTGGCTATGATATCTGGAGGACTAGATAGTATACTAGCAGCTAAGTTAATTAAAGATCAAGGAATAGAAGTTATAGGGATTTGTTTTAAATCATATTTCTTCAGTGAAGAAAGTGCAAAAAGAATGACAAAACAAATAGACATACCTTTAGAGGTTATAGATTTTTCAGAAGAACATATGAATATGGTTAAAAATCCTAAACATGGATGGGGTAAAAATATGAATCCATGTATAGATTGTCATGCTATGATGATGAGACACTCAGGTGAATTATTAGAAAAATTTAAAGCAGATTTTATAATTACTGGCGAAGTTTTAAATCAAAGACCTATGTCTCAAAATAGACAAGCGTTAAACATAGTAAAAAAAGAGTCTGGTTTTGCAAATAAAATTTTAAGACCACTATGTGCTAAGAATCTAGATGAAACAGAAATGGAACGTGATGGCTTAGTAGATAGAGAAAAGTTATTAAACATAACAGGAAGATCAAGAAAAGCTCAAATGGAATTAGCTGAAAAATGGGGAATTACTGAGTATCCATCACCTGCTGGTGGATGTAAATTAACAGAACCAGGTTATGCAATAAGATTAAAGGATGCTTTAGATCATTCTGATATAGTATCAGAAAATGAAATAGAGTTATTAAGATATGGAAGACATTTTAGAATATCAGAAAACGTTAAGGTTATTGCAGCAAGAACAGGTGATGAAGTAAAAGAAATAAAAAAATACATAGACGATAGCTTTTTAGCTATGAATGCGTCAAAATATACAGGAGCATTAGTTGTTGTTCAAGGTAAGCCATCAAAGGATGAAATTGATTTTGCAGCAAGAATAGCAGCTAGGTATAGTAAAGGGAGAGAAGAGCAAGAAGTAGAAGTTATATATGGAGTATATGGAACTAAGTTTGAAGACTCTATAAAAGTATCGCCTATAACTGATGAAGAATTACAAAAATATTTAATAGTTATTAAATAG
- a CDS encoding cyanophycinase, which yields MREKISGNLIIIGGAEDKEGDKEILKKVCNSINKDKDIILVATIATEYPKEALQKYKEVFTKLGVKNIESLDITNRNESFDSKNIKNIDKANLIFFTGGDQLRITSLVGGTPIYDGLKRASERGCIIVGTSAGASVMSDTMIVQGEDEESPRKCTLKMSPGLGFIDNVIIDQHFAQRGRIGRLLTGIAQNPEVLGIGIDEDTAIVVTDKGIAEVIGTGAVYFVDASCITHSNVSEQHGDEILSMFNVKLHVLNEGKKFNLLKKSPCEEEIRKNENDKN from the coding sequence ATGAGAGAAAAGATAAGTGGAAACCTAATAATAATCGGGGGAGCGGAAGACAAAGAAGGAGATAAAGAAATTCTAAAAAAGGTTTGTAATTCGATAAATAAAGATAAGGACATAATTTTAGTAGCAACAATAGCTACTGAATATCCTAAGGAAGCTCTTCAAAAGTATAAAGAAGTATTTACTAAATTAGGCGTTAAAAATATAGAAAGTTTAGATATAACAAATAGAAATGAATCATTTGACAGTAAAAATATTAAAAATATTGATAAAGCTAATTTAATATTTTTTACAGGAGGAGATCAACTAAGAATAACAAGTTTAGTTGGAGGCACTCCTATTTACGATGGATTAAAAAGAGCAAGTGAAAGAGGTTGTATTATTGTTGGGACATCAGCAGGAGCATCAGTGATGAGTGATACTATGATTGTGCAAGGGGAAGATGAAGAATCACCAAGAAAGTGCACATTAAAAATGTCTCCTGGACTTGGTTTTATAGATAATGTAATTATAGATCAACATTTTGCACAAAGAGGAAGAATAGGAAGATTATTAACTGGTATAGCACAAAATCCAGAGGTATTGGGTATTGGAATAGATGAAGATACGGCTATTGTAGTAACAGATAAAGGAATAGCTGAAGTTATAGGAACAGGTGCTGTTTATTTTGTAGATGCAAGTTGTATAACACATAGTAATGTATCAGAGCAACATGGAGACGAAATATTAAGCATGTTTAATGTTAAATTACATGTGCTTAACGAAGGAAAAAAATTTAACCTTTTAAAAAAGTCACCTTGTGAGGAGGAAATTCGTAAAAATGAGAATGATAAAAACTAA
- the spoIIR gene encoding stage II sporulation protein R: MRKRFLTVISFIIIMGLFIGCEKQKIGQEVDGKLEVNYEDVADEIIRFHVIANSDSDEDQALKLKIRDKVVEYASTKVSGCKTLDDARKEILNNQKAMEDIARAVIKENGYNYEVTSMLSRENFPDKMYGDLVFPQGEYEAFRILIGKASGQNWWCVMFPPLCFVDGTKDAITTNKTEEKLEELMDEAKAKKDEEKKVQFKFKLLESLKGNSNKESK, encoded by the coding sequence ATGAGAAAGAGATTTTTAACAGTAATTAGTTTTATAATTATAATGGGTTTATTTATAGGTTGTGAAAAGCAAAAGATTGGACAAGAAGTAGATGGAAAATTAGAAGTAAATTATGAAGATGTAGCAGATGAAATTATTAGGTTTCATGTTATAGCAAACAGTGATAGTGATGAAGATCAAGCTTTGAAACTTAAAATAAGGGACAAGGTTGTTGAATATGCATCAACTAAAGTAAGTGGATGTAAGACTTTAGATGACGCTAGAAAAGAAATTCTAAATAATCAAAAGGCTATGGAGGATATTGCCAGAGCAGTTATTAAAGAAAATGGTTATAATTATGAAGTAACAAGTATGTTATCAAGAGAGAATTTCCCAGACAAAATGTATGGTGATTTAGTATTTCCACAAGGTGAATATGAAGCTTTTAGAATATTAATAGGTAAAGCTAGTGGTCAAAACTGGTGGTGTGTAATGTTTCCGCCATTATGTTTTGTAGATGGAACAAAGGATGCTATTACAACAAATAAGACAGAAGAAAAGTTAGAAGAGTTAATGGATGAAGCTAAAGCAAAAAAAGATGAAGAGAAAAAAGTTCAGTTTAAATTTAAGTTATTAGAATCATTAAAAGGTAATTCTAATAAAGAGAGTAAATAG